From a single Pleurodeles waltl isolate 20211129_DDA chromosome 10, aPleWal1.hap1.20221129, whole genome shotgun sequence genomic region:
- the TWIST1 gene encoding twist-related protein 1, translating into MMQEESSSPISPADSVSSSEEEGQQQPQQQPSALGRKRRASGRRSEDPEGAKKARRAAAGGGGSTGSSPQSYEELQTQRVMANVRERQRTQSLNEAFSALRKIIPTLPSDKLSKIQTLKLAARYIDFLYQVLQSDELDSKMASCSYVAHERLSYAFSVWRMEGAWSLSTSTH; encoded by the coding sequence ATGATGCAGGAAGAGTCGAGCTCCCCAATCTCCCCAGCGGACAGCGTTAGCAGCAGCGAGGAGGAGGgccagcagcagccacagcagCAGCCTAGCGCCTTGGGCCGCAAGCGCAGAGCGTCGGGCCGCAGGAGCGAGGACCCCGAGGGCGCCAAGAAGGCGCGGAGGGCGGCTGCCGGTGGTGGCGGCAGCACCGGCTCCAGCCCGCAGTCCTACGAGGAGCTGCAGACGCAGCGAGTCATGGCCAACGTGCGCGAGCGCCAGCGCACACAGTCCCTGAACGAGGCCTTCTCGGCACTGCGCAAGATCATCCCCACGCTCCCCTCCGACAAGCTCAGCAAGATCCAGACCCTCAAACTGGCCGCGCGCTACATCGACTTCCTCTACCAGGTCCTGCAGAGCGACGAGCTCGACTCCAAGATGGCCAGTTGCAGCTATGTGGCCCACGAGCGCCTCAGCTACGCCTTCTCCGTCTGGAGGATGGAGGGAGCCTGGTCCCTCTCCACGTCCACGCACTAG